The genomic DNA GGAGGCGTGACGTCAATTTGGTCCAACCATAGGGATTCCCTCGCTGCTTGGAGGAGAGTCGTCGGCGGGAAGAGTCGTTGGTCGTTAGTCGTTGGTCGTTAACGGGCCGTGGACTCTGGTTGGTCGCCCGAGCACACTCCTCGCCGCCGCGGGGGCACGTGGCGGGGCGGCGGGACATTGGAGGAGTCGTTGGCCGTTAGTCGTTGGTCCCTTCGGCTGCGCTCAGGGCAGGCTGAGAACGGCAACTGCAGATCCCTCGCGGGCTGAAAGCCCGCTCGGGATGACAAGCGCAGAGGTAGAGGCCGAAAGAGGAAACGCGCGGGCACAGGGGCCCGCGCGTTTCCCTACTCTCTAATTCCAGTATGGCACAACGGAGGGGGCAAACCCGACAGGCAGAGGGACTTTATATTTGTCGCCGGCTCAGGGGCTTGCGGGGAATCGAGGCGTTTGGGGGGCTTGACAGGAAAGCAGACGCCGGACGTCAGACGTCAGTCATGACAGAATCCATCGGGTGATCGGGAGATCGGGTGATCGGAAGACCGAGATTCCTCGCTGCGCTCGGAATGACAAGCCCCAACTGCAGATCCCTCGCGGGCTGAAGCCCGCTCGGGATGACAACCTCATGACTTGGCGGCTTGGTTGCGGCCGCGGCGCCAGCGGTCGGCGGCGACCAGGGAGCTGACCCACACCGCCGCCGCCAAATATCCCGCCAGCACGTCGCTGGGATAGTGCACGCCCAGGTAGATGCGGGAGAGGCCGATGGCGGCGATCAGCGCCGCGGCCAGCGCCCACACCAGCACCTTCAGCCCGGGGGAGCGCAGGCGCGCGGCCAGCACTCCCGCCAGCACTCCATAAAAACAGAAGGAGAAGAGGGCGTGGCCGCTGGGGAAGCTCCAGTCGTGGCGCAGGTCACCGAAGAAGGGCGTGGGCCGGGGACGGTGGTAGGCGCTCTTGAGCGCGAGGTCGAGGACCAGGGCGCCGGCTACGCTGAAGACCAGCCACAGGGCGGCGCGGCGCCAGCGCAGCAGGAGGAAGATGACGACGCTGGCGGCGAAGGCAGCGATCAGGCCCTGGTAGCCGATGAGGGAAAACGTCCGCATGACGGCGGTCAGCGCGGGCGAGGAGAAGGCGTGCACGGCGTCGCGCACGCGGGCGTCGAAGGCGGCGACGTCGCCTTCGAAGACCTCGTCGGCCAGCCAGGCGAAGAGCAGGAGCGCCAGCACCGCCGCGGCCAGCGCGGCCAGCAGCGCGGTGCGCAGGCGCGGAGGCCGGGGGGCGCGCTCCGGTTCGGGCAGCGGAGGCGGGAAGGAGTGCGGGTGGGCGCTCATCCCAGATGCTCCGCGATCAGGGAGTCCAGCCGGGCCAGCAGCGCCGAGTTGTCCTGGCGGGGATAGCCGGCGAGGCGCTCGCGGTAGGAATCCAGGTTGTAGAGGAAGGACTCGATGCGCTCCTTGTTGAGGTCGTCCCACCAGGCGCCATAGCCCATCTTGTCCACGTAGTAAGCGTTGAAGACCTGCTCGAACTGCCGCTGCACGGGATAGGCGAGGTAAGGCTTGCCCAGGTGGAGCGCCTCCGAGACCAGGGAGAAGCCGGCGTTGGCGATGACGGCGCGGCAGGAAGCCAGATCGTGGAGGAAGCCGGGGAGACTGGGCCTCTTGAAGGTGAGGTTGGCGTCTTCGCCCTCGCGGTCGAAGCCGTAGAGCAGGAAGCGGCCGCGGATGCGGCGCAGCAGCTCCACCAGGCGCGCCGAGGGCGAGGTCACGTAGACGAGCACGTGGTCGCCGGAAGTGGGGCGCGTGTCGAGCACTTCGCGGCGCAGGATGGGCGGGAAGATCCAGGTTCCCTTGCGACGCACCGGCGGCTGGAAGAACGAGATGACGAGGTAGGCGCCGGCGCCCGGGGTCATGAGGCGGGTGACCAGCTTGGCGGCCGCGGCCTCGCGCCGGTACTGCGGCGGGTAGGAGATCTCGGCGTTGGTGAGGCAGTGCTGGTTGTCGATGGAGATGAGGGGCAGGCGGCGGCGCCGGGCCACGCGGCAGGAGAGCGGCTCGAAGTCGGTGATCACCAGCTCGATGCCCCAGTCGTCCACCTGGCGCAGGAGACTGCGGAGGCTGCGCGCGGCCTGGGGCACGGTGACCAGGTTCTTGCCCAGGGTGCGGCGGTAGCGCACCCGGTCGTTCACGTAGGCAAAGCGCAGGCCGTAGATCTCGGTGACCTGGAAGTCGTCCTTCAGGTTGCGCAGGCCGCGGTCGAACGAGACCACGTGCACGGTGTGGCCAGAGCGCACCAGGTGGGAGAGCACTTCGCGGGCGCGGGTGGAGTGCCCCGAGCCCTCGCCGTTCACGCCGTAGAGGATGCGCGCCATGGGGACGCTAGGACGCCAGG from Terriglobales bacterium includes the following:
- a CDS encoding phosphatase PAP2 family protein, encoding MSAHPHSFPPPLPEPERAPRPPRLRTALLAALAAAVLALLLFAWLADEVFEGDVAAFDARVRDAVHAFSSPALTAVMRTFSLIGYQGLIAAFAASVVIFLLLRWRRAALWLVFSVAGALVLDLALKSAYHRPRPTPFFGDLRHDWSFPSGHALFSFCFYGVLAGVLAARLRSPGLKVLVWALAAALIAAIGLSRIYLGVHYPSDVLAGYLAAAVWVSSLVAADRWRRGRNQAAKS
- a CDS encoding MJ1255/VC2487 family glycosyltransferase, which codes for MARILYGVNGEGSGHSTRAREVLSHLVRSGHTVHVVSFDRGLRNLKDDFQVTEIYGLRFAYVNDRVRYRRTLGKNLVTVPQAARSLRSLLRQVDDWGIELVITDFEPLSCRVARRRRLPLISIDNQHCLTNAEISYPPQYRREAAAAKLVTRLMTPGAGAYLVISFFQPPVRRKGTWIFPPILRREVLDTRPTSGDHVLVYVTSPSARLVELLRRIRGRFLLYGFDREGEDANLTFKRPSLPGFLHDLASCRAVIANAGFSLVSEALHLGKPYLAYPVQRQFEQVFNAYYVDKMGYGAWWDDLNKERIESFLYNLDSYRERLAGYPRQDNSALLARLDSLIAEHLG